In a genomic window of Melitaea cinxia chromosome 2, ilMelCinx1.1, whole genome shotgun sequence:
- the LOC123658813 gene encoding gustatory receptor for sugar taste 64f-like: MKYCFVIGQWLGLFPITNITGRDVQNRKGVSLGSSNDFKCLHQQAGYRYEDLTYNLISGVIIIFRSFLVLLVASNIHSTSLVVAPSLYDVPSSSFCTEVQRFIEQIHGTTVALSGLKFFYVTKELLLSIFGTIVTYEVVLLNFRREKKIE, encoded by the exons ATGAAATATTGCTTCGTAATTGGACAATGGTTGGGTCTCTTTCCTATTACGAATATAACAGGAAGAGATGTGCAGAATAg aaaaGGCGTTAGTCTTGGTAGTTCTAATGATTTTAAGTGCCTTCATCAACAAGCTGG ATACCGTTACGAAGATCTTACATATAACTTGATTTCTGGAGTTATTATCATTTTTCGCTCCTTTCTGGTTTTACTTGTAGCTTCAAATATCCATTCCACGTCTCTCGTTGTAGCTCCCTCACTTTATGATGTTCCGTCATCGTCATTTTGTACCGAG GTTCAAAGATTTATTGAGCAAATCCACGGTACTACGGTCGCATTGTCAGGTCTGAAATTTTTCTACGTTACTAAAGAGTTGCTACTTTCA ATCTTTGGAACAATCGTGACATACGAAGTAGTTTTGCTGAATTTTCGCagagaaaagaaaattgaataa